The Henckelia pumila isolate YLH828 chromosome 2, ASM3356847v2, whole genome shotgun sequence genome includes a window with the following:
- the LOC140881855 gene encoding trihelix transcription factor ASR3-like, translating to MASGSNSTQENDITSCGQPSLERSDDRSKTPRHPRWTRQETMVLAQGKKIAEERGRKGRRFGLEQAEPKWDFVSSYCIQHEVKRGAVQCRKRWSNLASDFKKIKTWEARVQNVGKSYWTMPSDLRREGKLPGFFDQEVYDVLDGRGFPNVAYQLALVTRSAGEINGAEAEEENEETETEVSDGTPAAAENGLHQDFELGRSTEKENIPEDDKEDKIPSPVPISEMRYQPYYQTYINPG from the exons ATGGCCTCGGGATCAAACAGTACACAAGAAAATGACATCACCTCGTGTGGTCAGCCATCCCTTGAAAGGAGTGATGACAGAAGTAAAACACCGAGGCATCCCCGATGGACCCGACAAGAGACGATGGTACTTGCGCAAGGGAAGAAGATTGCGGAGGAAAGAGGGAGAAAGGGGCGTAGGTTTGGGCTGGagcaggctgaaccaaaatggGATTTTGTTTCTTCATACTGCATACAACATGAAGTGAAGCGAGGGGCGGTTCAATGTCGAAAGAGGTGGAGTAATCTTGCCAGTGATTTCAAGAAGATAAAAACATGGGAGGCTCGGGTACAAAATGTAGGCAAATCCTACTGGACCATGCCAAGTGATTTGAGGAGGGAGGGAAAACTTCCGGGTTTTTTCGACCAAGAAGTATATGATGTATTGGATGGTAGAGGGTTTCCAAATGTGGCGTATCAACTTGCACTTGTGACAAGAAGTGCAGGTGAAATCAATGGTGCGGAGGCAGAAGAAGAGAACGAGGAGACGGAAACGGAGGTGAGCGATGGTACTCCTGCTGCAGCAGAGAATGGATTGCATCAAGATTTTGAACTTGGGAGGAGCACAGAAAAGGAAAACATTCCTGAGGATGATAAAGAAGACAAAATTCCTTCTCCAGTGCCTATTTCAG AGATGAGGTATCAACCATATTACCAGACATACATAAACCCAGGTTAG
- the LOC140881854 gene encoding magnesium protoporphyrin IX methyltransferase, chloroplastic: MASSVFFAPLHYPLLKPPPNYLSRKPLFIAAAVPPLSTAADLSAVAETLDGTTIAVIGGGSVAALAAVLSLADPERRRQMQAEEVGGGDKEVVREYFNNDGFQRWRRIYGETDDVNKVQLDIRLGHSKTVENTMKMLLDEGPLNGVTVCDAGCGTGSMSIPLAKEGAIVSASDISASMVAEAEKLARAELLRGKDELSPGLALPTFQVKDLESVDGKYDTVICLDVLIHYPQSKADAMIAHLASLAKDRLILSFAPKTFYYSLLKRVGELFPGPSKATRAYLHSEADVEQALQKVGWKIRKRGLITTQFYFARLVEAVPV, from the exons ATGGCTTCCTCTGTTTTCTTTGCCCCGCTCCACTACCCGCTGCTCAAACCGCCGCCCAACTACCTCTCACGCAAGCCCCTCTTTATCGCCGCCGCGGTCCCGCCGCTTTCTACTGCGGCTGACTTGTCTGCTGTTGCCGAAACCTTGGACGGCACCACCATAGCCGTTATAGGCGGTGGCTCAGTCGCCGCTCTCGCCGCCGTTCTCTCCCTTGCCGATCCGGAGAGGCGGCGGCAAATGCAGGCGGAGGAGGTGGGTGGTGGGGACAAGGAGGTGGTGAGGGAGTACTTCAATAATGATGGGTTCCAGCGTTGGAGGAGAATTTACGGAGAAACCGATGATGTTAACAAGGTGCAGCTCGATATCAGGCTCGGGCATTCGAAAACTGTAGAGAAtacgatgaagatgctgctggATGAGGGGCCGTTGAATGGGGTTACGGTTTGCGACGCTGGATGTGGAACGGGTTCGATGTCTATTCCGTTGGCCAAGGAGGGAGCCATTGTTTCAGCGAGTGATATTTCAGCTTCCATGGTTGCTGAGGCGGAGAAATTG GCACGAGCAGAGCTTCTACGAGGCAAGGACGAGTTATCCCCAGGACTTGCATTACCGACTTTTCAAGTAAAGGATTTAGAGAGTGTGGATGGTAAGTATGATACAGTTATCTGCCTAGATGTTTTGATACACTACCCGCAGAGCAAGGCCGATGCAATGATTGCCCACCTTGCTTCCTTGGCCAAGGATCGGTTGATTCTGAGCTTTGCACCAAAGACATTTTATTATAGTCTTTTAAAAAGAGTTGGGGAATTGTTCCCTGGGCCTTCCAAGGCAACAAGAGCGTACCTCCATTCCGAGGCTGATGTAGAGCAGGCTTTGCAAAAGGTTGGGTGGAAAATTAGAAAAAGAGGTTTGATTACAACACAATTTTACTTTGCGAGGCTTGTGGAGGCTGTTCCTGTGTAG